The window GAAATTAATGAATCTGAAAACAGACGATTAGACGGAATTTGGAACTATACCGATGTTGACAATTTGAATACAGATCAGATGTTTGCCGGTAATTTGACTTACAATGTTTTGAGTTCAGATGGTGAAGCAATCATGCCTCATTTATTTGAAGGATTTGATAAAAACTTTAGGAAAAATGTATCGGCTGGCGATATCATATTGGCAGGTGATAATTTTGGTTGTGGAAGTTCACGGGAACATCCTGCTGTAGGCTTAGCATATGCAGGAGTAAAGGCCGTTATTGTTAAATCAGTGAATAGGATTTTCTACCGCTCAGCAATCAATCAGGGTTTACTTCTTATTGTCAATCGCGAAATAGTAGATGCTTATAAAGCCGGAGATAGCCTCAGTGTTGATTTTGAACATGGAATAGCTAAACTTAATGATCAGGAATTTAAAATCCCTCCTTTGCCAGAAAAGCTAATGCAAATAATTGAAAAGAAGGGTTTGGTGAAGTTTTTATCTGCTTAGTTGATTACCTAAACCTAACTGGTTGATTCAAACCTGTTAGGTTGAAATAAAGCACAAAAAAATGACAAACTACTTTGAAAAACTTGAACCAAGTAATATTTACCATGTTTATAATAAATCTGTTGGTGATGAAGTACTTTTCAATTCGGATAGTGATTATGACTATTTCAAAAATAAGTTAGCCCGATTTATACTTCCATTCTGCGATCTTTATGCTTATTGTTTGATTCCTAACCATTTTCATCTTTTGGTAAAAATTAATGAAAGTAGTGATGACTCTTCTGAAGAAGAAGATATTATTAGAAATGCATTTAGTAATTTTTTCAATAGTTATGCAAAATCGTTTAATAAAGCACATGATCGTAGCGGTAAATTATTTAATCTTCCATTTAGGAGGATTTTAGTTGACAAGGATGATTATTTTTCATGGTTGGTTTGTTATATCCATCGTAATCCTGTTCATCATCATCTTACAAATGATTTTAGAAACTTTAAATATTCAAGTTATCATGAAATTCTTCATCAAAATGGTATAGTGAATAGCGAATTTTTGATTCAGTGGTTTGGTGGACTCAATGAATTTATTTCATTCCATGAGTTGAATATAAAACTTGCAGATAGCTCAAAGTATACACTAGAGTAATTCCAGACCTAACAGGTTGATTCAAACCTGTTAGGTCGAAAAAATCTATGAGCATATTTTGTTGGAAAGAACACTGAATCAGCTTTTCAAGTTTCAAAAAGCTGATTTGACATTTCAACCAAACAGGAGCACGGCCACCTGTTAGGTTTGCATATGTGGTTGGAATTTGAATCATATCATGAGCTGAAAATAGACTTGCAGATAGCTCAAAGTATACACTAGAGTAATTCCAGACCTAACAGGTTGATTCAAACCTGTTAGGTCGAATAAATTTATGAGCATATTTTGTTGGAAAGAACTCTGAATCTGCTTTTCAAGTTTCAAAAAACTGATTTGATATTTCAACCAAACAGGAGCGAGGCCACCTGTTAGGTTTGCATATGTGGTTGGAATTTGAATCTTATCATGAGCTGAAAATAGACTTGCAGATAGCTCAAAGTACAAACTGGAGAAATTCCAAACCTAACTGGTTGGTTCAAACCTGTTAGGTCGAAAAAATCAAATAGCATATTTTGTTGGAAAGAACACTGAATCAGCTTTTCAAGTTTCAAAAAGCTGATTTGATATTTCAACCAAACAGGAACAAGGCCACCTGTTAGATTTTTCGAGTTTTTTATTTTCGATATTTTCTTTTCATTTTACCATTTCGTTTAAACTCGATTAGTGAGCCTCTGACATAATCTCCTCTATACTCCATTTGTCTTGTTATACGTCCAGTTTTTTCATGATATTGATACCAGATTCCTACCCTTTCATAATCACACCAGAATGTGCCTGTTTCTGACAGCTTACCAAAAGCATATCCTGAATAGTTTGCTGTACACGAATTTATCCATTCATATTTCTCTTCCAATAACCATCCATATTTTTTATTATTCCGCCAAACTTCCTGCAGAAAGTTATCTGTGTAATAATCAAGGCGATAAGGATCTATCCTGCACATGATTTTATCGTAAGGTATATAAAGCCATTTACCTTGTTTCCAACCATGGCTATCTTTACAATTAACAGTATCTCCATTAAAAATGTTTTTTTCTGAACCATCCTGGTATACTATTTTTCGTCTGATTAATTCCCGATCCTCATTATAGAAAAAAGAAGTATCGATTTCAAATCCATTTTGATAGTAAATACTTGCCTGTAGGTTTCCGTTTTCATAGAAATAATTGAAACGCCCATGTTTAACTGATTCAATTGAACTGTCAGAATGTATAATTTTATCATAACTGCTGCTTTTTGGTTTTCCACTTTTGTAATACTTTGTTGATGGTCCAATTGCTAATCCTGAAAAACTGAAATATGTATTTGAAAGTTCGCCACTTTTGTAATATTTTTTTTCATAAATGCAATGTGTACAATAATTTGTGGAATCAATATATTGGTATTCCATTAGGAGAACTCCTGAGTTAGAAAAAGCATTAACTTTAGTATCTGTCCCAAAATTTAGCTGATTTGCCACATAAACATTAATGTCATAGTTGGGGCGATACTTACTCGCATTTGTTTTTAAGCTTGATATTGAGTTTATTACGCCTATTTCAGCAGTGTCTCCATTTTTATATAAATGCAAAATTGGCCCACAGATTAATTGGTTATTATAATTGAAACTGCTTCTTAATTTTCCATTAGCATAATAGTATTCTAAACATCCATTCCCATTTATCAGCGTCCCTGCGAATAGAGAATCTCCATTTTTAGAATTTGCTGCATATACTGTATATGGTAAACCGTTTTTAAAGAGTATATGATTTGCCAATATTCCCGGATAGTAATAATCTTTGTAATTCCCGTCAACTATTCCAGCTTTGTATTCTATTTCGAGTGACATGAAGCCTTCTTGTTTATAAAAACAACGACCATGTAAAAGTCCATTTATATAAAATTCATAAGCTAAGGTATCATTATTCCAAAAGCTAACTTTTGATCCATTTAAAATACCATCATAATAGTTGCTAATGTTTGATATGTAGTATTCACTATTTTTAAAATTATGATAATATTTAATTTCTTGTCCATGCTTTAAACCATTCAAGTAATGGCAGGTTTCAGTTATAACTCCGTGTCTATCATAATTAGTTTGTATTCCATTTTTCTTGTCATTCCTAAAACTATCAATTGCATAGCAAATCGTATCATTGTTTTCTGTAATAAAGGTGTATGTCCAGCTTCCGGTTTTTTTATCATTTCTAAAGTCTCCGGTCAGGTATTCGTTGTCAAAGTATAATTGCCACTTACCTTCCCGTTTACCATTTTTTATGAAGCCTTCCATTTTAACACAATTCGAATCCCATGGAGGAAATTGATAATACTCTTTATAATAGCCATCTTTAAGCTGTGCTATCTCAAAATTATCCCAATCAAAATTAGAACGAAACGATGGAGCTCTTGCATAGGTGAAATC of the Bacteroidota bacterium genome contains:
- a CDS encoding transposase — its product is MTNYFEKLEPSNIYHVYNKSVGDEVLFNSDSDYDYFKNKLARFILPFCDLYAYCLIPNHFHLLVKINESSDDSSEEEDIIRNAFSNFFNSYAKSFNKAHDRSGKLFNLPFRRILVDKDDYFSWLVCYIHRNPVHHHLTNDFRNFKYSSYHEILHQNGIVNSEFLIQWFGGLNEFISFHELNIKLADSSKYTLE